The Mobula birostris isolate sMobBir1 chromosome 1, sMobBir1.hap1, whole genome shotgun sequence sequence TCCAGGGACTTCTTCAGCATCTTCCTCTCCATTTCCATCTCCTTGGCAATCTCCTTCAAGGCTGCCTCATGCTTCAGCTTCTCCACCATGTTGGCCAGCTTCCTCTCGCGCAACAGCTTCTCCTCCCTCTCAGCCTTCTTCTGCTTGGCCAGGGTTAACTTCTGGTGAAGCAGCTGGTCTTTGAACTcaaggtccatcttcacctccacCTCCTTGGTCCTGAGCTGCTCCTGCTGGTGCATCTTCCTCTCCTGAGCCTCCAGCTTGGCATTCTCTAGCTTGCCTCTCCGCTGTTGCTCCTGGCTGTCTGCCAGCAACTTCCACTTCTCCTCCTGCAGCATGGACTGGTGCTCCTTCAGCAGGGCTACCTCCTTCTGCTCCTGGCTCATCTTGGCTCTGCGCGCCTCCAGCCTGGACTCCCACATCCTGCGGCACTGCAGCAGGGCCCGctgcctctccctctcctcgACCTCCCTCCGCGTGGCCTCCCTCATCCTGTGCGTCTCCCACTCCACGTGAGCCCGGTAGCTCTGGCTGCTCATCAGCGCCTCCTCCTGGTGCCTGGCCAGCATGAGAGCAGCTATCTTCCTGTCCCTCTCCGACACTTCTCCATGTCCACCCCTCTTCACCTCCTTCGCCAGCTTGGCCACCTTCTTGGCCGTCTGCGGCGACTGGGACAGGTCCCCAAGGCTGAGGCTCTTCCCGATGGCAGATGGTATCCCAGTCAGCTCTCTTCCTCTGGGGCTTTCCTTCAGCCAACGGCTCCTGCCCTTACAGGTGTCTCCactgaaggaggaagatgcccCAGAGTCGGAGGAGGTTGCATTGGAGCTGGCATCCTTCTTCTTCTGCAAAGACTCCATTGAGTAGCTCTTGCACCTGCTCATATCCAATGCAGGTGTCTTTTTAGTCATGGGGGCCGGAGATGACGGCAAGCTGTTCCTAGCCGGTCCAcatttcctcctcctctccagccTGATAATCCTTTCCCGTTCCTCCCTGCAGTCCCTCAGCTTCCTGCGCCTCTCCTTCTCGTACACCTCGTAGAGGCCGGCCGCCACCCTCATCGACCTGGCCGGCGCTTCTTTGGCGAACTCGTTGACCGATTTGTGCAGCAGCTCCACCGGCTTCACCCCGCACCTCGCACACGCCTCCAACGACCGGGGGCTGGTCAGCACATAGCGGCTGCCTTCGGCTTCGGCACTGTTGAAGTTGTCCAGATCCAGGTGCAACAGCGGCGACTCCTGCCTCAGCACCGCCGCCGCGTCCAAGCCACCCCCGGTCACCGGCTCCCCGCCTCCCACAGCTCCGTCCGCCGGCGCCTGTCCGGCCCCGTTCCCGGCAGGGTCCACCATCCTTCGTTCTCACCGTTGTGCCTACAACCAGGCTGCCGTTCAGATGGGGAGAGATTGTGGACGCACGCCCCAACACCATCGCACACCAGCGCGTCTCCCCTGAGATAATTTATTCACCGATTATATAACTTTACCATCGTGCGTAATGCAAGTAAGAGATTGCAACCCAGGCTACACACAGTTGCAATGCACTTTAACAAATTCAACCACTATGTCTTATATATAATTGCCGAGGCACCTACTGCATCTATCCGCTCCCACCGCCCTGGCGGTAGATCAAATGGTGCAGGATTTTTCCTAGATCAGTGCAATGTAACCTCAGAAACCATCCGCCGGCGAAATGCGACCGGATAAAATGATCGTCGGCGCCGCAGGGTGAAGGTTGACCTtggggcgatacagtggaaggggAAGGGTCCCGCCTTTTGTTGCCTCTGGTACGCGAGAATGCCGCGGAGCCCACATCCACACGGCTGCTTTTGTTGGTGGATGCTCGATCGCACTCTGTACCAGTCCCTGAGCTCGTCTCCGTCTTTGCTGCTCGTTCGCCCGGTTAACCCTTCGCCTGCGGGCGTCTCCTCGCATTGCAATGCTGAACTAACTAGGGTGCGCTCGGCAACGGCTgtactcctcccccacccccccatccaaatcctcaccaccacctctcccccaccctcccacactgcatccctccccctctctctccgtcGTTCCCTCTTCACTTCACTTCCAACCATCTGCCTCCCATTACCTCCAGTCTCTTTAGAGAGGATCCAGCCGGGTTTCTGGGGTGGTGGGTGGACCTACACTTACAAGGAGAGAGATTAGAAAGGCTGGGGTAGTTTTCTTTGGAGAAGGTTGATGGCAGTTCTGATGGAAGATGAATTATCTTAAGAGATGAAAATGAAGCTAATAGGAggaaaatttattaactttgcagATCACACTGAAGCAGGTTGTGTAAACAGTGAAGAGGAATATCAAGAAATAGGAAatcaacataagaaataggaacacacatcaaagttgctggtgaacgcagcaggccaggcagcatctctaggaagaggtacagtcagacctgacctgacgaagggtctcggccccaaacgttgactgtactagctcttctttcagttagtcctgacgaagggtcttggcccaaaacgtcgactgtacctcttcctagagatgctgcctggcctgctgcgttcacaggtgaagtgtatgtgtgttgcttgaaattccagcatcggcaggtttcctcgtgttggTGTTTTTATAAGAAATAGGACCAGGAGTGGGTCATCCCTCCCGTccagcctgctctgctattcagtaagaccatggctgatctgaccatctGCTCAGTTCCATCTACCTGGCATTTCCCCAGATCCTTTAATTCCCCATCTATGCAAAAACCTAACTGtgtcttgaatatatttaattaTAATcatagcctctactgcttccatGGGTagagaagtccacagattcactactccctgagAAAAGTAGTTTCTCTTCACTTCTGTCCTAAATCCATTCCTGGCGTATCtagaggcaatgtcccctagttctattcccattggtggaaacaactttcttgcctaTAGCTTATCTACCCTTTTCATAATGTTATATTTCTGTAAgctcccctttcattcttctgaattcaggcAAGTGTAGTCCTGGgtcattcaatctctcctcacaggctaacccctcatctccagaatcaaccCAGTGAGCCTTCTTTATACCACTTCCAAAGcctttcctcaagtatggagactagaaccgcacgcagtactccaggtgcagcctcaccagtacactGTACAGTCGTAATATAGCTTCCCTGCTTGTAAATTCCATCCCTCCAGTAATGAAGGGCAACCTTCCATTTGCCTCCTTGAtaccctgttgcacctgcaaaaaATCTGtcatgattcatgcacaagcactcccaagtgtCTCCATACAACAGcagcatttaaataataatctaatctatttttccttccaaagttggtgacctcacattcatcaacattgtactccatctgccagaccctagCCCACTCACATAATTCCCTTAAAATGAGGTCACAGATAGAAAGGGAGGCAAAGAAGGCATTTGGTATGCTTGTCTTTATCACTTATACATTATGTGATGTGTCGTATGACACGGGCGATCGTGGTCTTGACCAcaattgctcttggcaaatttttttacagaagtgctttgctattgccttctgggcagtgcctttacaagacgggtgaccccagccgttatcaatactgttcagagattgtctgcctagcgTCAGTGTTCAAATAACCAGGACATTGTGATATgctccagctgctcatatgaccaccaccacctgctcccatggtgtcACATGATCCTGCTCAATGGTGCAGGGATGGGGGGGCGGGGTTGGCTGGGcatgtgctacaccttgcccaagactgCAATCTAATGGAGGAGAGGAGCTCCTTACGCCATCCTCTAGTTTCATCAGCCAGGATACTGAATCTAGAAGTTGGGAGGTTATGTTCCAATTGTTCAAGACCATGTGAgaccacactttgagtactgtgttcagtttttatTTATATAGAGATTCCGAACTTTGGTCACCCCCTTTTAGGAAGAATGCAATTAAACTGGAACGAGTGTAagaagaagagatttacaaggatgttgccaagatgtttggagtactgtgcagacGCAACAGAAGCACTCCCACACAGGTCTGGggaagagctttaaaaacccagtctctataaaagagagCTACTGTCCAGCGGAGTGGTCATCGTGGGAGCAGTCGTCGTCGGAATAGTCTGAGgcagagtagtaaggctttggctcaatggggcctTGGCGAGAACAGGCGGAGGGAAGAGAGGTAGgaaagttcattccttatttcttactTAAATCCTTAAAGAATAAGGGGTATGTCTACCAAGCCAGTGCTCTGATCTGGGTGACAGCCTCAgatgaccacatctgcaccaggtgcattgaggtgcagctccttagagaccgggttagggaactggagctgcagctcgatgaccttcggcttgttggGGAAGGTgaggcagtgatagacaggagctacagggaggtggtcACTCCAAGGcgacaggagacagataaatggggaACTatcaggggagggaagggggaatgtcAGTGACTACCCCGTGGCTGTCCCCGTCAACAATAACTACTCCATTTTGTgtactgttggtgggggggaTCTACCTGGGCAAACAACAGCGGTCGTGcctctggccctgtagctcacaAGGGTGggaaactgaagaggatggcagcagtgataggggactctatagtcagcgGGACAGATAGATGATTCTATGAACGCGAAAAAGGAAACAGGAATGATAGTTTGCCTGCCAGGTGCCAGGATCCGCAATATTTCTGAACGCATCcataatatcctgaaaagggagggtgagcagccagaagtcgtggtacatattggtaccaatgacataggtaggaaaggagaacagaatacagggagttagaaaggaagctgagaagctggacctcaagggtagtaatcttgggattactgcttgtgccatgtgacagtgaggataggaatagaatgagtaGAAGGATAAAtatatggctgaagaattggagcggggggcagggattcagatttctggatcattgggacctcttctggggcaagtgGTACTTGTACAAAATGGAAGGGCTGCACTTGAatttgagggggaccaatattcttgtgagcAGATTTACTAGAGTTGTTGGGAGTGGCTTAaattaatatggcagggggatgggaaccagtatggtagagctgaggatgagccagcaggtttacaagtagatgaggggtgtaacatgaatgtaaggaaggacaaaccaatgattgggcacaaatacagacagagcagagagttaaattgtaccacagaggcaaaactcaaaagggtgaagaatgcagaacTAAAGGTGCTGTACTTGAAACCGTGTaacattcggaataaggtggatgaactcgtggcacaattagagatcggacagtatgacgttgtgggcatcactgagtcacggctgaaagaaggccacagttgggagcttaacatcagaGGGCATATtttctatcaaaaggacaggcaggaaggcataggcggtggtgtggctctgttggtaacagatggaattacatctttagaaagaagaagacactagtagtataccagaggtccgtgagcgtCAGGgtgcaggagtgagtgtcattgccatcacaaagaaaaaagtgctaggcaaactcaaaggtcttaaggtagttaagtcacctagaccagatggactacatctcagagtcctgagagaggttgctggagagataacagatgcattggtcataatctttcaagaatcacttgattctagcatgTTCCCAAgagctggaagattgcaaatgtcactccacttttaagaagggaggaaggcaaaagaatggaaattctaggccagttagcctaatcttagtggttgggaaggtgttggagtctattattaaggatgaggttttggagtacttggagacaaatgataaactaagtcaaagtcagcatggtttctgtaaaggaaaatcttacctgacaaatctgttctttgaggaagtaacaagaagagtggacaaaggagaggcagttgatttcgtttacctggattttcaaaaggcatttgataaggtgccacacatgaggctgcttaacaacataaaatcttatggcgttacaggaaagattagaggaatggctgacaagcaggaggcagcgagtgggaataaaaggggcctttcctggttggctgccagtgattagtgatgcttctcaggggtcagtatcgGGACCACTAcctttcacattatttgtcaatgatttaaataatggaattgatggctttgtgagaaagtttgcagatgatacagagataggttgaggagtaggtaatgctgaggaagcagtgcgattgcagcaggacttagacaaattggaagaatgggcataaaagtggcaaatggaatacagtgttgggaaatgtatgataattcatttttgtaaaaggaacaatagtgcgggcTATTATCCAAATGGGAAAAGGTTCaaagatcagaggtgcagagaggcCTAGGAGTCCTTCTGCAAGACTCTCAAAGTTAATTTTcaaattgagtctgtggtaaagaaggcaaatgcaatgttggcatttaattCAAGGGGAGtcaaatgtaaaagcaaggagataatgctgaacctttagaagacactagtcaggccgcacttggagtattgtgaacagatttgggtcccatatctcagaaagaatgtgttatcattggagagagtccagaggaggttcacgaggacgcttccaggaatgaaggagttaacgtgaggagcatttggcagctttgggcc is a genomic window containing:
- the ccdc177 gene encoding coiled-coil domain-containing protein 177, producing the protein MVDPAGNGAGQAPADGAVGGGEPVTGGGLDAAAVLRQESPLLHLDLDNFNSAEAEGSRYVLTSPRSLEACARCGVKPVELLHKSVNEFAKEAPARSMRVAAGLYEVYEKERRRKLRDCREERERIIRLERRRKCGPARNSLPSSPAPMTKKTPALDMSRCKSYSMESLQKKKDASSNATSSDSGASSSFSGDTCKGRSRWLKESPRGRELTGIPSAIGKSLSLGDLSQSPQTAKKVAKLAKEVKRGGHGEVSERDRKIAALMLARHQEEALMSSQSYRAHVEWETHRMREATRREVEERERQRALLQCRRMWESRLEARRAKMSQEQKEVALLKEHQSMLQEEKWKLLADSQEQQRRGKLENAKLEAQERKMHQQEQLRTKEVEVKMDLEFKDQLLHQKLTLAKQKKAEREEKLLRERKLANMVEKLKHEAALKEIAKEMEMERKMLKKSLERKLAKSQENYEQLMERRNRELKERASREELQMQRARIALEQHEKEHREHLESLARATERKLQHATQVAQEKINQISRKAVQSRTEKERIHRLNKLKVEEDEEYKRREIQHSIAKKSEKSERIFRERQIALENSRSLARASFQIRDKVRVEINTRTFDKMALEAELHAHLDRK